A single window of Balaenoptera acutorostrata chromosome X, mBalAcu1.1, whole genome shotgun sequence DNA harbors:
- the LOC103004977 gene encoding melanoma-associated antigen B10-like — translation MPRGQKSKLCAREKRRQAQEQPSGLVEAQATVPEEEESPSSPSPHFKDVPQSSPATGTHSSLQVSGRVRSATTTAAAVSSIRFNEGADNQGEERPKASQAQGTTQHWPRGPIDKKVVMLVHYLLYKYHMKEPVTKADMLRNVIQRYKNHVYEILRKASEHLELVFGLDVKEVDPNRNTYVLVNKLELSYDAKPSDDREVPKTGVLMTVLGVIFTKGNCATEEQVWEVLNIMGLYAGRNNFICGEPKKLIAKDLVQERYLEYCQVPNSDPPRYEFLWGPRAHAETSKMKVLQVLAKIHDTVLPTAFPPHNEQALRDEGERARARAAARARTAALASVRSRAIASSSSHPNRV, via the coding sequence ATGCCTCGGGGTCAGAAGAGTAAGCTTTGTGCCCGTGAAAAACGCCGCCAGGCTCAAGAACAGCCCAGTGGTCTGGTGGAAGCTCAGGCCACtgtaccagaggaagaagagtccccttcctccccatctcctcaTTTCAAAGATGTTCCCCAGAGCTCACCTGCCACTGGAACACACAGCAGTCTCCAAGTGTCTGGGAGAGTCCGTTCCGCCACCACTACTGCTGCAGCTGTTTCAAGCATAAGATTTAACGAAGGTGCCGACAATCAAGGGGAGGAAAGGCCAAAAGCCTCCCAGGCCCAGGGTACCACTCAGCACTGGCCCAGAGGCCCTATTGACAAGAAGGTTGTTATGTTGGTGCATTACCTTCTGTACAAGTATCATATGAAAGAGCCCGTTACCAAGGCGGATATGCTGAGAAATGTAATACAGAGGTACAAGAATCACGTCTATGAGATCCTCAGGAAAGCCTCTGAGCATTTGGAGCTGGTCTTTGGCCTTGACGTGAAGGAAGTGGATCCCAACAGGAATACTTATGTCCTCGTCAATAAACTGGAACTAAGCTATGATGCAAAGCCGAGTGATGACAGAGAGGTTCCCAAGACTGGTGTGCTGATGACTGTCCTGGGCGTGATCTTCACAAAGGGCAACTGCGCCACTGAGGAGCAAGTCTGGGAAGTGCTGAATATAATGGGGTTGTATGCTGGGAGGAATAACTTCATCTGTGGGGAGCCCAAGAAGCTCATTGCCAAAGATTTAGTGCAGGAAAGGTACCTGGAGTACTGCCAGGTGCCCAACAGCGATCCTCCGCGCTATGAGTTCCTGTGGGGCCCAAGAGCCCACGCTGAAACCAGCAAGATGAAAGTGCTGCAGGTTCTGGCCAAGATCCATGATACGGTGCTCCCCACTGCCTTCCCACCCCACAATGAACAGGCTTTGAGAGATGAGGGAGAGAGAGCCCGAGCCAGGGCTGCAGCCAGGGCTCGTACTGCTGCCCTGGCCAGCGTGCGCTCCAGGGCCATAGCCAGCAGCTCCTCCCACCCCAATAGAGTCTGA